In Dyadobacter subterraneus, a single genomic region encodes these proteins:
- a CDS encoding DUF6984 family protein: protein MREKRLIRQNEKDLIEFLLNQLNLNPEEYPVDEYVDEYEDGKMGSISLGGDVSAYAGDLIQVEYVDSDETPVVITLTKDDKGHLLDLDFWKVDFTKLLEYPTPDKIILRGNL from the coding sequence ATGAGAGAAAAAAGACTAATCCGGCAGAACGAAAAAGATCTGATCGAATTTCTGTTAAATCAATTAAACCTTAACCCTGAAGAATATCCAGTTGATGAATATGTTGACGAATATGAAGACGGGAAAATGGGAAGTATCAGTCTGGGTGGTGACGTTTCGGCTTATGCCGGCGATTTAATTCAGGTTGAATATGTTGATTCGGATGAAACTCCGGTTGTCATTACCTTAACGAAAGACGATAAAGGTCATTTGCTGGATCTTGATTTCTGGAAAGTGGATTTTACCAAACTTTTAGAATATCCCACGCCGGATAAAATTATTCTGAGAGGCAATTTGTAG
- a CDS encoding type II toxin-antitoxin system HicB family antitoxin, with product MNEILFIVEQEQDGGFIAEAKVNDNEQIITEGDNIEELKSMIREALECHFENSEDMPKTVRLHFIKDEVFVI from the coding sequence ATGAACGAAATACTTTTTATTGTAGAGCAGGAACAAGACGGAGGTTTTATTGCAGAAGCCAAAGTTAATGATAATGAGCAAATTATAACGGAGGGTGATAATATCGAAGAACTTAAATCTATGATTAGAGAGGCTTTGGAATGTCACTTTGAGAATTCTGAAGATATGCCAAAAACTGTACGCCTTCATTTTATAAAGGACGAAGTATTTGTTATTTAG
- a CDS encoding helix-turn-helix domain-containing protein: MEETKLSVELNKTLIYIRNLDNCPPSYLNDPSRKEFFEIVWLKNENALHTVKGDELLKGDWIYLIPPYRVHQLNKAGKKGILLSFKRDILDDDVKEFLLDVFKIFNIQGEFSCLQISDETAEQLGKVYQLLEEEYQRENNSLVIIKALLKVFLLQLVRIKEHNFTVQDINQKRVYEFMVLLEMNYQQVRNTDFYAGKLGISSKRLNQILKEKLDKTGMQLIHDRIILEAKRQIIHSENTIKEISYDLGFTDRPYFSRFFKQHTGLSPEQFQNEAKAHIVTKFNTLF; encoded by the coding sequence ATGGAAGAAACGAAGCTAAGCGTTGAATTAAATAAAACGCTGATTTACATAAGAAATCTGGATAATTGTCCACCAAGTTATCTTAACGATCCAAGCAGAAAGGAATTCTTTGAAATTGTCTGGCTGAAAAACGAAAACGCACTTCATACCGTGAAAGGGGATGAATTATTGAAGGGAGACTGGATATATCTGATTCCTCCTTACCGTGTTCATCAGCTTAACAAAGCTGGTAAAAAAGGCATTTTATTATCCTTCAAAAGAGATATTCTGGATGATGATGTGAAGGAATTTTTGCTGGATGTTTTCAAGATTTTCAATATCCAGGGAGAATTTTCGTGTCTGCAAATCAGTGATGAAACGGCTGAGCAATTAGGGAAAGTTTATCAACTACTGGAAGAAGAATATCAGCGGGAAAATAATAGTCTGGTGATTATTAAGGCATTGTTGAAAGTATTTTTGCTTCAACTGGTTCGTATTAAAGAGCATAATTTCACGGTGCAGGATATTAACCAGAAACGTGTTTATGAATTTATGGTATTGCTGGAAATGAATTATCAGCAGGTGAGAAACACAGATTTTTATGCAGGAAAATTGGGGATAAGTTCAAAACGCCTAAACCAGATTTTGAAAGAAAAACTGGACAAAACGGGCATGCAGTTAATTCACGACAGAATTATCCTGGAAGCGAAACGTCAGATTATCCACAGTGAAAATACGATCAAGGAGATTTCGTATGACCTTGGTTTCACCGACCGACCGTATTTCAGCCGCTTTTTCAAACAGCATACCGGCTTGTCGCCTGAACAATTTCAGAATGAAGCGAAAGCGCATATCGTTACTAAATTCAATACCTTATTCTGA